In Hyalangium minutum, a single window of DNA contains:
- a CDS encoding lytic transglycosylase domain-containing protein codes for MTSPIASRDFAVRLPVQDVPAPRVGSAQTASQPVAPAESGSKRAVALDLQKDGFSAGPPTGAKWTQFLQGLQGLDAGKQQEQIIQAHQQMVQAQVQEQLQQLQQMIQQQQQMSQGAAGAPPSAGGVQPAGGSSAAPAAPAVPQAPAGNGGIVPSTGQAPGKPSASAPTGSGPVSASGDAKLGSGFPSALGQFKGAIESAAAKAGVPASMLAGQIWQESRGNIAAVTTNGGNGLTDTGLMQVNPNTFGELQAKHPELQGKNLADPETNILAGAFYMKDMKEQFGSWDLALRAYNSGPNGVDKSNPNAIPAGTGDATYVNKVKQFWDTIQTGKGSLPA; via the coding sequence ATGACCTCGCCCATTGCCTCTCGTGACTTCGCCGTTCGCCTCCCCGTGCAGGACGTCCCCGCTCCCCGCGTGGGCAGCGCGCAGACCGCCAGTCAGCCCGTGGCCCCTGCGGAGAGTGGCTCCAAGCGCGCTGTCGCTTTGGACCTGCAGAAGGACGGCTTCAGCGCAGGCCCTCCGACCGGTGCCAAGTGGACCCAGTTCCTGCAGGGGCTGCAGGGCCTCGACGCAGGCAAGCAGCAGGAGCAGATCATCCAGGCCCACCAGCAGATGGTGCAGGCCCAGGTGCAAGAGCAGCTTCAGCAGTTGCAGCAGATGATTCAACAGCAGCAGCAGATGAGCCAGGGCGCCGCCGGGGCTCCCCCGTCCGCCGGTGGCGTTCAGCCGGCCGGTGGCAGCAGCGCCGCCCCGGCAGCTCCGGCCGTTCCGCAGGCTCCCGCGGGCAACGGTGGCATCGTCCCCTCCACCGGACAGGCCCCCGGCAAGCCCAGCGCCTCGGCCCCCACGGGCTCCGGCCCCGTCAGCGCCTCGGGTGACGCCAAGCTGGGCTCCGGCTTCCCCTCGGCCCTGGGCCAGTTCAAGGGCGCCATCGAGTCGGCCGCGGCCAAGGCGGGCGTGCCGGCCTCCATGCTGGCCGGGCAGATCTGGCAGGAGTCCCGCGGCAACATCGCCGCCGTCACCACCAACGGTGGCAACGGCCTGACGGACACGGGCCTCATGCAGGTCAACCCCAACACCTTCGGCGAGCTGCAGGCCAAGCACCCGGAGCTGCAGGGCAAGAACCTGGCGGATCCGGAGACCAACATCCTGGCCGGCGCCTTCTACATGAAGGACATGAAGGAGCAGTTCGGTAGCTGGGATCTGGCCCTGCGCGCCTATAACTCTGGCCCGAACGGCGTGGACAAGAGCAACCCGAACGCCATCCCCGCCGGCACGGGTGACGCCACCTACGTGAACAAGGTGAAGCAGTTCTGGGACACCATCCAGACGGGCAAAGGCTCCCTGCCCGCGTAA
- a CDS encoding SDR family oxidoreductase, with protein sequence MKTVLITGCSRGLGRALVKHFQQKGWQVAATMRRPDAEQELHLLPHVRVYGMDVLDDASVRKTVSEAQRNCDGIDMVINNAGYGTFGPFEAASEEEIQHQFSTNLFGTMRVIRAVLPQFRARRRGVVVNIGSVGGMVTFPFYSLYHGTKFALEGFSESLQYELKPLGISVKLIQAGGVRTDFNGSSLALLAGEGLEEYQEARDKCLVAYRHNSSVHTPAESVAADIFEAVTDGTDRLRYILPQGGQTSQLLQMREAMSDEQFAETLWKSFMGS encoded by the coding sequence ATGAAGACGGTTCTCATTACGGGATGCTCCAGGGGGCTCGGCCGAGCCTTGGTGAAGCATTTCCAGCAGAAGGGCTGGCAGGTGGCCGCGACCATGCGCAGGCCTGATGCGGAGCAGGAGCTGCACCTGCTGCCGCATGTCCGGGTGTACGGCATGGATGTGCTCGACGATGCGTCCGTTCGCAAGACCGTCAGTGAAGCGCAGCGGAATTGCGACGGCATCGACATGGTCATCAACAACGCCGGTTATGGCACCTTTGGCCCCTTCGAGGCGGCCTCCGAGGAAGAGATCCAGCATCAGTTCTCGACGAACCTGTTCGGAACGATGCGGGTCATCCGCGCCGTCCTGCCCCAATTCCGAGCTCGGCGCCGGGGCGTGGTGGTCAACATCGGGTCCGTGGGCGGCATGGTGACTTTCCCGTTCTACAGCCTGTACCACGGCACGAAGTTCGCGCTCGAGGGCTTCTCGGAGTCCCTGCAATACGAGCTGAAGCCGCTCGGCATCTCCGTGAAGCTGATCCAGGCGGGAGGGGTGCGTACCGACTTCAACGGCAGCTCCCTGGCGCTGCTCGCCGGAGAGGGCCTCGAGGAGTACCAGGAGGCCCGGGACAAGTGCCTGGTGGCCTACCGCCATAACAGCTCCGTGCACACCCCCGCCGAGTCGGTCGCGGCGGACATCTTCGAGGCCGTCACCGACGGCACGGACCGGCTCCGCTACATCCTCCCCCAGGGAGGCCAGACCTCGCAGCTCTTGCAGATGCGCGAGGCGATGTCGGATGAGCAGTTCGCGGAGACGCTCTGGAAGTCGTTCATGGGGAGCTGA